A window of the Nitrosococcus wardiae genome harbors these coding sequences:
- a CDS encoding sigma 54-interacting transcriptional regulator, whose translation MSEKNRILLVDDDRDLLRLLSLRLAGRGYETVVAESGEEALAQVELARPQAVITDLRMEGMDGMVLADCIHRKNPALPVIILTAHGSIPDAVHATKNGVFAFLTKPFNSRELLAQVEKALQISGTHYDSEKEPAENWREEIITRSPLMEDLLSQARLVAESDASICLRGDSGTGKELLAKAIHKASSRNEQPFIAVNCAAIPELLLESELFGHAKGAFTGATRDYPGLFQAAHGGTLFLDEIGDMPFSLQVKLLRALQEQQVRPVGSTSTVMVDVRIISATHRDLDAEVRDGNFREDLYYRLNVVMLEIPPLAERREDILPLASHFLSTIGSGIKKNVRGFSAEAIELLVSAPWPGNVRQLHNVVEQTVALSTTPIISAKLVKKALRQQSGQFPSFAEARRQFEQEYLAGLLKITNGNVTQAARLAQRNRTDFYKLLQRHNLDPSAFKPVKQQ comes from the coding sequence ATGAGTGAAAAAAATAGGATTCTGTTGGTAGACGATGACCGTGATCTACTGCGATTGCTATCACTGCGTTTGGCTGGGCGTGGCTACGAAACTGTGGTAGCGGAAAGCGGGGAAGAGGCTTTGGCTCAGGTGGAGTTGGCCCGCCCTCAAGCCGTGATCACCGATTTGCGAATGGAAGGAATGGATGGGATGGTGTTGGCCGATTGCATTCACCGCAAAAACCCAGCACTGCCCGTGATTATTTTGACTGCCCATGGTTCGATCCCTGATGCAGTGCATGCCACTAAGAATGGAGTCTTTGCTTTTCTAACTAAGCCCTTCAATAGCCGGGAACTCTTGGCCCAAGTGGAGAAGGCGCTTCAGATTTCAGGTACCCACTACGACTCGGAGAAAGAGCCGGCAGAGAATTGGCGCGAGGAGATCATCACCCGCAGTCCACTGATGGAGGATCTCCTGAGTCAGGCCCGGCTAGTGGCTGAAAGTGACGCCAGCATTTGTCTGCGAGGTGACAGTGGAACGGGCAAGGAGTTACTGGCCAAAGCTATCCATAAGGCCAGCTCCAGAAACGAACAACCTTTTATTGCCGTTAACTGTGCGGCCATTCCAGAATTGCTATTGGAGTCTGAATTATTTGGCCACGCTAAAGGCGCATTTACTGGTGCAACCCGGGACTATCCGGGACTGTTCCAGGCCGCCCATGGGGGTACCTTGTTTCTGGATGAGATCGGGGATATGCCGTTTTCGCTCCAGGTAAAATTGTTGCGGGCTTTGCAGGAGCAGCAAGTACGGCCGGTAGGGAGTACTTCCACTGTTATGGTGGATGTGCGTATTATCTCGGCCACCCACAGAGATCTGGATGCGGAAGTGCGCGATGGCAACTTTCGAGAAGATCTCTACTATCGGCTTAACGTGGTGATGTTAGAGATTCCGCCCCTCGCTGAGCGGCGAGAAGATATCCTCCCTCTTGCTAGCCATTTTCTGTCAACTATTGGGAGTGGAATCAAGAAAAATGTTCGGGGGTTTTCCGCCGAGGCCATAGAGCTATTGGTGAGTGCTCCTTGGCCCGGCAATGTGCGCCAGCTCCATAATGTTGTGGAACAAACCGTCGCTTTGTCAACTACCCCCATTATTTCTGCTAAATTGGTCAAAAAAGCACTGCGGCAGCAGTCAGGCCAATTTCCTTCCTTTGCTGAAGCCCGGAGGCAGTTTGAGCAGGAATATCTGGCGGGTCTACTCAAAATCACTAATGGCAATGTGACTCAGGCGGCTCGTCTGGCCCAACGTAATCGCACCGATTTTTATAAGCTTCTGCAACGTCATAACTTGGATCCTTCTGCATTTAAGCCTGTGAAGCAGCAGTAA
- a CDS encoding ATP synthase subunit I, whose amino-acid sequence MEYAEFGLIIVALLGGMLLGGFYFGGLWFTVRRLPYVGHPALWMMLSLMLRSAVVLAGFYFLFGRHWEQILAALGGMLIIRTFFVRRLRPKSEEMAPPSSRRQQV is encoded by the coding sequence ATGGAGTACGCAGAATTTGGGCTCATTATCGTGGCCCTTCTTGGGGGGATGCTCCTGGGCGGATTTTATTTTGGAGGGCTCTGGTTTACCGTTCGTCGTTTGCCTTATGTGGGGCATCCTGCCTTATGGATGATGTTAAGCCTAATGCTGCGCTCCGCGGTAGTACTTGCCGGTTTCTATTTCCTCTTTGGGAGGCACTGGGAACAAATACTGGCTGCTTTGGGGGGCATGCTGATTATCCGCACCTTTTTCGTACGTCGCCTCCGGCCAAAGAGCGAAGAGATGGCTCCCCCCTCATCCCGGAGACAGCAAGTATAG
- a CDS encoding PEP-CTERM sorting domain-containing protein yields MHKLLWSSLLLFLGFIAGSAQAVLINAQLTGDGRADNPDLLQIDVLIDVTGNVAEWDITVDTTDHPDIKLHEFYFNLRDPFNGVSSDSPWTVETNPSAGSNTGSADFYFTDFDPANWLIQSPADTVGGGTFTPNFLFEYSSSRPNVNNLTLLSFTMISNIGDFVADDFLMAPSSMSTDGDLGSGQLGAHLQSLAVNSITCPEGECSDSGFALGIYSSSEGGGGGPQEIPEPGVLALFGTGLLSLGLIGRRRKHLA; encoded by the coding sequence ATGCATAAACTTTTATGGTCTAGTCTATTGCTGTTTCTTGGATTTATAGCTGGTTCAGCCCAAGCTGTATTGATAAACGCACAGCTTACGGGAGATGGCCGGGCTGATAACCCTGACTTGCTCCAGATCGATGTTTTGATAGATGTGACCGGTAATGTTGCAGAGTGGGATATTACTGTCGATACAACTGACCACCCCGACATCAAGCTCCATGAGTTTTATTTTAATCTAAGAGATCCGTTTAACGGTGTCAGTTCTGATTCGCCTTGGACAGTTGAAACAAACCCGTCAGCGGGATCAAATACTGGAAGTGCTGATTTTTATTTTACCGATTTTGATCCAGCTAACTGGTTGATTCAGTCGCCTGCCGACACTGTAGGTGGGGGGACCTTTACGCCAAATTTCTTATTTGAATACTCAAGCTCAAGACCAAATGTTAATAATTTAACGTTATTGAGTTTTACAATGATTTCTAACATTGGCGATTTTGTAGCAGATGATTTTTTGATGGCGCCTAGTTCGATGAGTACGGATGGTGATTTGGGTTCCGGTCAATTGGGCGCTCATCTTCAGTCACTTGCAGTGAATAGCATCACTTGTCCTGAGGGTGAGTGCAGCGATAGTGGATTTGCTTTGGGTATTTACAGCAGTAGTGAAGGCGGTGGTGGCGGACCCCAGGAAATCCCCGAACCCGGTGTTCTGGCCCTCTTCGGCACCGGTCTTCTGAGCTTAGGTCTCATTGGCCGTCGTCGTAAGCATTTAGCTTAA
- a CDS encoding S8 family serine peptidase, producing the protein MEHYIARQGARFASRIKTVSILFLLATALPLFMSPAQAEPPAKPWAPGRLLVQPKAGLPDLELNKIFARAGATSKGRIGPLNVHIVNVPEQAEDAVARALARNPHIKFAEKDWVVELSETIPNDPKYPSAWHLPKIAAPLAWDTAFGDNITVAVLDTGVDDTHPDLFGKVLSGWNTASNNSNTWDIHGHGTKVAGTAAASSNNSQGVASIAWNALIMPLRVTDSSNGWAYWSDIAEALTWAADQGAQVANISYDVTNSSTVSNAAQYFRSLGGIVVVAAGNSGSNPGYSDNPYMISVSATTSSDSKASWSSYGHYVDVSAPGEGIWTTTRGGGYGSVSGTSFASPATAGVVALILSANPFLSPGEIESILESTADDLGSSGWDSFYGYGRINAYSAVIAASETNSIDTQAPSVAILSPSEGATVSGTVAIDVSAEDNAGVTRVDLYANGQFLGSDTTSLYGFSWDSTTVADGSVSLTAYAYDAAGNEGVSSTVTVLVDNTPDSSDITPPSVSITEPAEGSTISGTVHITVNASDNTALAAIQLFIDGAMRSATDTSPLSYSWNTRKDTIGFHSISAVAEDRAGNTATTLIIVNVGSDNKGDSGGGKGNSNGNGNEKGGKNK; encoded by the coding sequence ATGGAACACTATATCGCGCGCCAAGGAGCGCGCTTTGCTTCACGCATCAAAACTGTCTCCATACTTTTTCTATTGGCAACCGCCCTCCCCCTATTCATGTCCCCGGCTCAAGCTGAGCCCCCAGCCAAGCCCTGGGCTCCCGGACGCCTCCTGGTGCAACCTAAGGCGGGATTGCCAGACTTAGAATTGAATAAAATCTTTGCCCGGGCGGGGGCTACCTCTAAGGGCCGTATCGGTCCCCTCAATGTCCATATCGTGAATGTGCCTGAACAAGCCGAAGATGCCGTGGCCCGGGCCCTGGCTCGCAATCCCCACATCAAGTTTGCCGAAAAAGATTGGGTGGTGGAGCTAAGTGAAACCATTCCCAATGATCCGAAATATCCAAGTGCGTGGCACTTGCCAAAGATCGCGGCGCCTTTAGCCTGGGACACTGCCTTCGGGGATAACATTACTGTGGCTGTTTTAGATACGGGGGTTGATGACACCCATCCCGATCTGTTTGGCAAAGTTCTCTCTGGGTGGAATACGGCCAGCAATAATAGCAACACCTGGGATATCCACGGCCATGGCACCAAGGTAGCTGGCACTGCCGCAGCCAGCAGCAACAATAGCCAGGGGGTCGCCTCCATCGCTTGGAATGCCCTCATTATGCCCCTTCGAGTCACGGATTCCAGTAATGGCTGGGCCTATTGGAGCGATATTGCAGAAGCCCTCACATGGGCGGCTGATCAAGGCGCCCAGGTGGCCAATATCAGCTATGATGTGACCAACAGCTCGACCGTCTCCAATGCCGCCCAATATTTCCGTAGCCTAGGGGGAATTGTGGTGGTCGCCGCCGGCAACAGTGGCAGCAACCCCGGTTACAGCGATAACCCCTACATGATTTCAGTTTCTGCCACCACCAGCAGCGACAGCAAAGCTAGTTGGTCTAGCTATGGCCACTATGTGGATGTCTCCGCTCCCGGTGAGGGAATCTGGACCACTACCCGGGGCGGCGGCTACGGCTCGGTTTCTGGCACTTCCTTTGCCAGTCCGGCTACTGCCGGGGTCGTTGCACTCATCCTATCCGCCAACCCCTTCCTCTCACCGGGAGAAATAGAATCCATTTTAGAAAGCACCGCCGATGACCTGGGTAGCAGCGGTTGGGATAGCTTCTACGGCTATGGCCGTATTAATGCTTACAGCGCCGTAATTGCCGCCAGCGAGACAAATTCTATCGATACCCAAGCCCCTTCGGTGGCCATCCTCTCTCCCAGCGAGGGAGCCACCGTGTCCGGTACCGTCGCCATCGACGTCAGTGCCGAGGATAACGCCGGTGTAACCCGAGTCGACCTTTATGCCAATGGCCAGTTCCTTGGCAGTGATACCACTTCCCTCTATGGCTTTAGCTGGGATTCCACAACGGTAGCCGATGGTTCAGTATCCCTTACCGCTTATGCCTATGATGCTGCCGGTAACGAAGGGGTTTCCTCCACCGTCACCGTACTCGTGGATAACACCCCGGATTCAAGCGATATCACCCCTCCCAGCGTGAGCATCACAGAACCTGCAGAAGGTAGCACCATTAGCGGTACAGTGCATATCACGGTGAATGCCAGCGATAACACCGCCCTTGCCGCCATTCAACTCTTCATCGACGGGGCAATGAGAAGCGCAACCGACACCAGCCCCCTCTCCTACAGTTGGAATACCCGTAAAGACACCATAGGGTTCCATAGCATCAGTGCAGTCGCCGAGGACAGGGCAGGAAATACCGCTACGACATTAATAATAGTCAACGTAGGTTCCGATAATAAAGGAGACTCCGGGGGAGGAAAAGGCAATAGCAATGGCAATGGCAATGAGAAGGGAGGTAAAAATAAATAA
- a CDS encoding F0F1 ATP synthase subunit gamma: MSRRREIKQHLHSLQEISSIMDSMKMLALLEPRKLGRLLPAQQQVVNSVKAVAADFHHFYPPHQPLAQDSRHIYLLMGSERGFCGDVNEMELHRA; this comes from the coding sequence ATGAGCCGACGCAGGGAAATCAAGCAACACCTTCATTCCCTGCAGGAGATCAGTAGCATCATGGACAGCATGAAAATGCTTGCGCTGTTGGAGCCCCGCAAGCTCGGGCGTTTGCTCCCCGCCCAACAACAGGTGGTGAATAGCGTTAAGGCGGTTGCCGCTGACTTTCATCACTTCTACCCCCCACACCAACCCCTTGCCCAAGATTCCCGGCACATCTATCTGCTGATGGGTTCAGAACGGGGGTTCTGCGGGGATGTTAACGAGATGGAACTCCATCGGGCTTGA
- a CDS encoding DUF6316 family protein, producing the protein MVRKKTRFRCVAQKGWYFLTREGRIGPFDTRREAEVMCQRYLDEMIILRREQQGRVPQEIRKIA; encoded by the coding sequence ATGGTTAGGAAAAAGACCCGCTTCCGTTGCGTTGCCCAAAAAGGGTGGTATTTTCTGACTCGGGAAGGCCGTATCGGTCCTTTCGATACCCGGCGAGAAGCCGAAGTAATGTGCCAGCGCTACCTTGATGAGATGATCATTCTCCGCAGGGAGCAACAAGGAAGGGTCCCGCAGGAGATCAGAAAAATAGCGTAA
- a CDS encoding HPF/RaiA family ribosome-associated protein codes for MQLPIQISFRHMEPSIAVEDRIREKAAKLEQFYDRIMGCRVVVEAPHRHRHQGKLYHVRIDLTVPGGELVVSREHHGKKAHEDVYVALRDAFNAAQRQLESFSQRQRGNVKHHEPPPSGRISLLVPEQDYGKIETIDGREIYFHRNSVLNEDFQDLQVGKEVRFTEEEGDLGPQASTVHLKG; via the coding sequence ATGCAATTACCTATACAAATTAGCTTTCGTCATATGGAGCCGTCCATCGCCGTAGAGGACAGAATTCGTGAAAAAGCCGCTAAATTAGAGCAGTTCTATGATCGTATTATGGGCTGCCGAGTGGTCGTTGAGGCCCCTCATCGGCACCGCCACCAAGGCAAACTTTATCATGTCCGCATCGACTTAACGGTGCCTGGCGGAGAACTGGTGGTCAGCCGCGAACACCATGGAAAAAAAGCTCACGAAGACGTTTATGTTGCGCTCCGAGATGCCTTTAACGCAGCCCAACGTCAACTTGAGAGTTTCTCCCAGCGGCAACGGGGCAACGTTAAGCATCATGAACCGCCCCCCTCTGGTCGGATATCGTTGCTAGTCCCTGAACAAGACTACGGGAAGATTGAAACTATTGATGGTCGGGAAATTTATTTTCACCGAAATAGTGTCTTGAATGAGGACTTCCAGGACTTACAAGTAGGCAAGGAAGTGCGCTTCACTGAAGAAGAGGGAGATTTAGGCCCTCAGGCAAGCACCGTCCACCTCAAGGGTTAG
- a CDS encoding DUF1496 domain-containing protein: MPESSGVPNVGAPDPELKNSPIALESDEETEVLRLEVPGEPVCYFNNQSYKNGTHVCSSGVLLRCDYGVWVRVGPCDPDNP, encoded by the coding sequence ATGCCAGAAAGCAGTGGTGTCCCCAATGTGGGTGCACCCGACCCAGAATTAAAAAATTCCCCCATCGCCTTGGAAAGCGACGAAGAAACTGAAGTATTGCGGTTGGAAGTGCCGGGTGAGCCCGTCTGCTACTTTAATAATCAAAGCTATAAAAATGGCACCCATGTTTGTAGTAGTGGTGTTTTGCTTCGTTGTGACTATGGCGTTTGGGTGCGGGTGGGGCCTTGTGACCCGGACAATCCCTGA
- a CDS encoding DUF6763 family protein, producing the protein MAIEIEPIPGEWYENIETHQIFRVIDIDETSSLIEIQYVDGDIGEMDMVAWEGSDLEWIEPPENWTTPYDDIEPDDLGYSDTDTHPEEEPKIIKRYGNEGE; encoded by the coding sequence ATGGCAATTGAGATAGAGCCCATCCCAGGCGAGTGGTACGAAAATATCGAGACACACCAAATCTTTCGGGTTATCGATATAGATGAAACTAGTAGCCTCATCGAAATCCAGTATGTAGACGGTGATATTGGGGAAATGGATATGGTGGCCTGGGAAGGATCGGATTTAGAGTGGATCGAGCCGCCAGAAAATTGGACCACTCCCTATGATGATATCGAGCCGGATGATTTGGGGTATTCGGATACGGATACCCACCCGGAGGAGGAACCGAAGATTATCAAAAGATATGGGAATGAGGGTGAGTAA
- the yidD gene encoding membrane protein insertion efficiency factor YidD, whose protein sequence is MKTILLSLIAAYRYGISPLMGNHCRYYPSCSAYTQEAIQRYGGFRGGWLGLKRLLRCHPFHPGGVDPVPDIPQKQWRSKH, encoded by the coding sequence ATGAAAACTATCTTATTGTCTTTAATAGCTGCTTATCGCTATGGCATTAGCCCCCTAATGGGCAATCACTGTCGTTACTATCCCTCCTGTTCAGCGTATACTCAGGAGGCTATCCAGCGCTATGGTGGATTTCGGGGAGGCTGGCTCGGGTTAAAACGCCTTTTGCGTTGCCATCCCTTTCATCCAGGTGGCGTTGATCCAGTACCGGATATCCCTCAAAAGCAATGGCGATCCAAGCATTGA
- a CDS encoding M23 family metallopeptidase has protein sequence MHGLTGLLGFGLLLLSYGWAAELALEFHGPLQQGSLLIGKTEPGIEVFLDGRQLRVSEDGLFLMGFGRDAKPEATLKLVFPDGTHEVRELEIAQRQYQTQHIEGLPPRKVTPRTEDLVRIRKEAAWVRKARELDDPRTDFLSGFIWPVQGAISGVYGSQRILNGQPRRPHYGIDIAAPTGTPVRAPSDGLVTLVHPDMFFSGGTLILDHGHGLSSAFLHLRRILVEEGERVTQGEIIAEVGATGRVTGAHLDWRINLFQTRLDPQLLVAPMPTGARE, from the coding sequence GTGCATGGACTGACTGGATTGCTGGGGTTTGGGTTGTTGCTCCTAAGCTATGGGTGGGCGGCGGAACTGGCCCTGGAATTTCACGGACCCTTACAGCAAGGAAGTTTGCTCATAGGGAAAACTGAACCGGGAATAGAGGTATTCCTGGATGGGCGTCAGCTGCGGGTCTCCGAGGATGGGCTATTTTTGATGGGCTTTGGCCGTGATGCCAAGCCGGAGGCGACCCTTAAGCTTGTTTTTCCCGATGGTACACATGAGGTCCGAGAACTTGAGATCGCCCAGCGCCAGTATCAAACCCAGCATATTGAGGGGCTGCCTCCCCGTAAGGTGACCCCCCGCACCGAAGATTTAGTGCGTATCCGCAAAGAGGCTGCCTGGGTTAGAAAGGCGCGGGAACTGGATGATCCCCGTACTGATTTTTTAAGCGGGTTTATTTGGCCTGTGCAAGGTGCTATCTCTGGCGTTTATGGGAGTCAGCGAATTCTGAATGGCCAGCCCCGGCGCCCCCATTATGGAATTGATATTGCGGCACCTACCGGAACGCCTGTACGGGCCCCCTCGGATGGACTCGTTACCTTGGTCCATCCCGATATGTTTTTTTCAGGAGGAACGCTTATTCTCGATCACGGGCATGGACTTTCATCCGCGTTTTTGCATTTGCGGCGGATTCTAGTCGAAGAAGGTGAGCGGGTAACCCAGGGAGAGATTATCGCCGAGGTGGGTGCCACGGGACGGGTTACCGGCGCTCATTTGGATTGGAGAATCAACCTTTTTCAAACTCGGCTTGATCCTCAGCTCTTGGTTGCTCCAATGCCGACGGGGGCTAGGGAATGA